The Flavobacteriales bacterium genome segment GGGCTGGCCAGACCGGCATTCAGAGAAGGCGTGCGTCAGGCTTGGAAGGAGCGATTCTCAGCCGATAGGAATTATCCACGCTTTATAGAGGACATTCTCTCTCTGGAATGGAGTTGAAGAGCTTACTCATTTATCTTTGCCCGTCTTTGCTGAAAAGCCTCAGATTTCGTCCAAATGGATTATAGGATACAACGTACCATCGAGGATCTCGTCTCACTCAATGCGGATTGCTATTGCGAACTCGGTCCGGGTACCGGAGGGGTCATATCTCTGGGCCTCAAAGAGAAAGGGCAGAACATCATCACGGTAGAAGCTCCATGGGCCAAGGAGGCCAATAAAGCATGGGCTGCGGAGAACGATGTGAAGATGTACCTCTTCGAATTCTTCACTGGGGATTTCGACAGTATCGAGGAGGAAGTGGATTGTTTCTTCCTGGCGCATGCCATTGCTCATTTCCGCTTCTCACCTTATATCTTCTTCGAGAAGATCTACAATAAACTTCCATCCGGTGGCTATTTCTACCTCTCCACGGTAAATGGGAGTTCTTTCGACAATGTGTTGAAACTATTCCGCGGTCAGCCTGTCACCGGGAAGGTGACGCAACATCTCGACCCTGGATTTGTAGAGGTCGCCAAGGACTTCAACCGCACCGATATGCGTCAGATATGGGACGATTGGATGCACGTGAAGGAATATACCATGCCCGAGTTGGAGGAGATGTTCACCAATCTCGGATTTGAGATACACTATAAAGAACACCGCAAGTTGTTCTCCCACTGGAAACGGAATCTGGCCATCAAACTTTTCCCTCATCTGGCCGATGAACTGGTCATCATCGGTCGTAAACCTTGATCATGCAATCATTCAAGAAGATATTGGTCCTTGCTCCTCATCCCGATGATGGAGAATTCGGTGCCGGAGCAAGTATCCATCGCTGGGTGTCTGCTGGGGCTGAAGTACGCTATGTGGCATTCTCACCCTGTCTGAAATCCCTTCCCGAAGGCAGTACCTCAGATCTACTAGGTGGCGAGTTGAAAGAGGCTGTTCAAAAGCTTGGTATGTCAGAAGGTCAGGCCCGACTGTTGGATTATCCGGTCCGGGAATTTCCAGCGCATCGACAGGCTATCCTCGAGGATCTGGTCCAGATGAGAAAGGACTTCCGGCCCGATCTTGTATTGGTGCCCAATTCCACCGATATCCATCAGGACCATCAGGTGATCCATGAGGAGGCCATCCGCGCTTTCAAGCACTGCTCCATCTTGGGCTATGAGCTACCGTGGAATAACATGAGTGTCACAACGAACTATCATGTGGCGCTCGATGAAGAGAATGTTCAGGCCAAATTGGATGCCCTTCACTGCTACCGTTCTCAAGAGAAGCGCATCTATCTGGCCGATGGTTTTCTCCACGGTCTGGCTCGGGTAAGAGGAGTACAGGTAGGACATCATTTGGCAGAGGCCTTCGAGGTCATCCGATTGGTACAATGATTGCGGCCTCTATCCTTGGCGCAGATAATCGCTTTTCCATGATGCAATTCACACGACATATCGGTCATTTTGACCGTATCCAACGCTTGCTACCATGAGCTGGATCCAAGAAGATATCGACTTGGACATCGTCAATGGTCTGTCCAAGGGAATGGTCAAGCATCTGGACATCGTCTTCACCGATCTGGACGACACAGGTCTGACCGCACGCATGCCGGTTGTTGAG includes the following:
- a CDS encoding class I SAM-dependent methyltransferase → MDYRIQRTIEDLVSLNADCYCELGPGTGGVISLGLKEKGQNIITVEAPWAKEANKAWAAENDVKMYLFEFFTGDFDSIEEEVDCFFLAHAIAHFRFSPYIFFEKIYNKLPSGGYFYLSTVNGSSFDNVLKLFRGQPVTGKVTQHLDPGFVEVAKDFNRTDMRQIWDDWMHVKEYTMPELEEMFTNLGFEIHYKEHRKLFSHWKRNLAIKLFPHLADELVIIGRKP
- a CDS encoding PIG-L family deacetylase, whose amino-acid sequence is MQSFKKILVLAPHPDDGEFGAGASIHRWVSAGAEVRYVAFSPCLKSLPEGSTSDLLGGELKEAVQKLGMSEGQARLLDYPVREFPAHRQAILEDLVQMRKDFRPDLVLVPNSTDIHQDHQVIHEEAIRAFKHCSILGYELPWNNMSVTTNYHVALDEENVQAKLDALHCYRSQEKRIYLADGFLHGLARVRGVQVGHHLAEAFEVIRLVQ